Proteins co-encoded in one Bremerella sp. TYQ1 genomic window:
- a CDS encoding thioredoxin family protein → MSSIIRISTLVLLFAIQTTVLAEDAVRWAPNLDTAKRVAASKNQLVLIHFYADNCPPCRRLEANVFSQPSFANDVEQNYVPVKINASSEPHVAKEFGVDRWPQDVVIAPSGQVLYRMISPQDQNRYVGILAQVSSKMNPNANPATPGGSMVAQAANTTPVAPQAPQQVAPGPPQGSRYSSFTSNAAPSAAPPAQPQTQQPTAPQAPASRFATYGPSSDQTAPSQAPAQSRFGSAAPQQNTAPAQPSIQQFAGQPQPPQNNVAPQQSTQPQSEASQPEQPQFAMDGYCPVTLVEQMKWQKGDPRWGARHQGQVYLFSSQAEQQKFLANPNQFSPVMSGIDPVAFLGKGQVVPGDRRFGLTYRGTLYLFSSEESLQTFWNEPQRYSSMVQQAMASQNMRR, encoded by the coding sequence ATGTCGTCCATAATTCGTATTTCTACCCTCGTCTTGCTTTTTGCGATTCAGACGACGGTTCTCGCTGAGGACGCCGTTCGCTGGGCACCCAATCTTGATACTGCCAAGCGAGTTGCTGCATCCAAAAATCAGTTAGTTCTGATTCACTTTTACGCGGACAATTGCCCGCCTTGCCGTCGGCTGGAAGCGAATGTCTTCTCGCAGCCAAGCTTTGCCAACGATGTTGAGCAGAACTATGTCCCGGTGAAGATCAATGCGAGCTCCGAGCCACACGTCGCTAAAGAATTCGGCGTTGATCGTTGGCCTCAAGACGTGGTGATCGCACCCAGCGGCCAAGTGCTGTATCGCATGATCAGCCCCCAAGATCAGAATCGTTACGTTGGTATTCTTGCTCAGGTTTCGTCCAAGATGAATCCGAATGCGAATCCTGCTACTCCGGGGGGAAGCATGGTTGCTCAGGCTGCGAATACAACTCCTGTTGCACCGCAGGCCCCTCAGCAAGTGGCCCCCGGGCCACCACAGGGTTCCCGTTATTCGAGCTTCACCTCGAATGCCGCTCCATCGGCAGCGCCACCGGCACAACCGCAAACGCAGCAACCAACTGCACCACAGGCTCCGGCTTCGCGATTTGCGACCTATGGTCCATCGTCGGATCAGACGGCACCTAGTCAAGCACCTGCTCAGAGCCGTTTCGGTTCTGCGGCGCCTCAGCAGAACACTGCCCCTGCCCAGCCATCGATTCAACAGTTTGCTGGTCAACCGCAACCGCCACAAAACAATGTTGCCCCTCAACAATCGACGCAGCCTCAGTCTGAGGCATCGCAGCCAGAGCAACCTCAGTTTGCGATGGATGGTTATTGCCCTGTCACGCTTGTCGAGCAAATGAAATGGCAGAAGGGCGATCCACGTTGGGGAGCACGCCATCAGGGACAAGTTTACTTGTTCTCGTCGCAAGCCGAACAACAGAAGTTTCTAGCGAATCCAAATCAATTCAGCCCGGTGATGTCGGGTATTGATCCGGTCGCTTTTCTGGGCAAAGGGCAAGTCGTTCCGGGCGATCGTCGCTTCGGACTAACCTATCGAGGTACGCTCTATCTGTTTAGCAGCGAAGAAAGCTTGCAGACGTTCTGGAACGAGCCGCAGCGATATTCATCGATGGTGCAGCAAGCCATGGCTTCGCAGAATATGCGTCGCTAG
- the rho gene encoding transcription termination factor Rho: protein MPRNNLDNEEFEPGEPIPLEPGYGLLEMHPNGYGFLRSPANNFARERTDPFVPGTMIERYGLREGVMIRGMIQRFRRGQGPRLRDVFDVDGMVPEDYLNVKSFDDLTPVNPSEHLKLEYDGGPLTNRVVDLLTPLGKGQRALIVAPPRTGKTMLLQNVSRGISANHPDVKLVVLLIDERPEEVTEMQRSVKGEVIASSLDRDIESHVRLSQLVIERCKRLAEAGQDVFLLLDSITRLARAFNKWVGDNRGNNAIMSGGINVKAMDIPKKLFATARSFEEGGSLTIVGTALVDTGSKMDEVIFQEFKGTGNMELVLDRKLADRRVWPAIDISQSGTRREELLLTEEALNAVVALRRTLTSMHHIDAMEQLTRQLGKYENNDQFVSLIANSRDRYQ, encoded by the coding sequence GTGCCACGCAACAATCTCGACAACGAAGAATTTGAACCAGGGGAACCCATTCCACTGGAACCTGGTTATGGGTTGCTCGAAATGCACCCCAATGGCTATGGCTTCTTGCGTAGCCCGGCAAACAACTTTGCTCGCGAACGTACCGACCCCTTCGTTCCCGGCACGATGATCGAACGATACGGTCTTCGTGAAGGAGTGATGATCCGTGGTATGATCCAGCGATTCCGTCGTGGCCAAGGACCACGTCTCCGCGATGTCTTTGACGTCGACGGCATGGTCCCGGAAGACTATTTGAACGTGAAGTCGTTCGATGATTTGACTCCCGTCAATCCTTCCGAACATTTGAAGCTGGAATACGACGGTGGCCCTCTGACGAACCGTGTTGTCGACCTGCTCACTCCGCTGGGCAAAGGGCAACGTGCTTTGATCGTGGCTCCGCCTCGTACCGGCAAGACGATGCTTTTGCAGAACGTCAGCCGCGGCATTTCGGCCAATCATCCAGACGTCAAACTGGTTGTGCTTCTGATTGACGAACGTCCAGAAGAAGTCACGGAAATGCAACGTAGCGTGAAGGGTGAAGTGATCGCGAGTAGTCTCGATCGCGACATCGAAAGCCATGTTCGCCTTTCGCAACTGGTGATCGAACGCTGCAAACGCTTGGCGGAAGCAGGCCAGGATGTCTTCCTGCTGCTAGACTCGATCACTCGTCTGGCTCGTGCATTCAACAAATGGGTTGGCGACAACCGTGGTAACAATGCCATCATGTCGGGCGGTATCAACGTCAAAGCGATGGACATTCCCAAAAAGCTGTTTGCAACGGCTCGTTCCTTTGAAGAAGGTGGCTCGCTGACCATTGTCGGTACGGCACTCGTCGACACCGGCAGCAAGATGGACGAAGTCATCTTCCAAGAGTTCAAAGGTACCGGCAACATGGAGCTGGTGCTCGATCGAAAGTTGGCCGACCGTCGTGTTTGGCCGGCGATCGATATTTCGCAGTCTGGCACACGTCGCGAAGAGCTGCTTCTCACCGAAGAGGCCCTTAACGCAGTCGTCGCTTTACGACGCACGCTGACTTCGATGCATCACATCGATGCCATGGAGCAACTCACAAGACAGTTGGGCAAGTACGAAAACAACGATCAATTCGTCAGCCTGATTGCCAACAGCCGCGATCGCTATCAGTAA
- a CDS encoding prolipoprotein diacylglyceryl transferase, with protein MTQLAYMAIMMAAIVVGFVLLRLFQEELRLAWWEKLGIALGGFCGAMIGAKLPFALYDWQGLLDGTTWFAHGKTIIAGLLGGYFGVELAKWILDIRTKTGDSFVVPVAVSIGIGRWACFVAGCCFGQACHVPWGVAFPTAPDGGELLRHPTQIYESLFHLTCAGVFFLLWQKKLFPGQLFKIYLVAYMTYRFFTEWLRPEPIFALGLTAYQWATLAAIPLFVFLIWRDSQTAGAIKTEPTIAGGSE; from the coding sequence ATGACGCAATTGGCGTACATGGCCATTATGATGGCGGCGATAGTCGTCGGCTTTGTGCTTCTGCGATTGTTTCAAGAAGAGCTGCGACTGGCCTGGTGGGAGAAGCTCGGCATCGCGCTAGGAGGATTTTGTGGAGCCATGATTGGAGCGAAGTTGCCATTTGCTCTTTATGACTGGCAGGGACTACTCGATGGGACGACCTGGTTTGCTCATGGCAAGACAATAATTGCAGGGCTTTTGGGAGGATACTTCGGCGTTGAGCTCGCGAAGTGGATTCTCGACATTCGTACCAAGACAGGCGATAGTTTTGTAGTTCCTGTTGCGGTGTCGATCGGTATCGGGCGGTGGGCATGCTTCGTAGCTGGCTGTTGCTTTGGACAGGCCTGTCATGTGCCGTGGGGCGTCGCGTTTCCCACGGCTCCCGATGGTGGCGAGCTGCTACGTCATCCAACTCAGATCTACGAGTCACTATTTCATTTAACGTGCGCCGGAGTGTTCTTCCTCTTATGGCAGAAAAAGCTGTTTCCGGGGCAGCTGTTCAAGATTTACTTGGTCGCCTATATGACGTACCGTTTTTTTACGGAATGGCTGCGACCAGAGCCGATCTTTGCGCTTGGATTGACGGCGTATCAATGGGCGACACTGGCAGCCATTCCGCTGTTTGTCTTTCTCATTTGGCGAGATAGCCAAACGGCAGGCGCAATAAAAACGGAGCCGACCATAGCGGGCGGCTCCGAATAA
- a CDS encoding radical SAM protein: MKPVFRDYTVLGTTQSLCPECLAVVPAKIITRGNRVYFRKRCELHGTREDFVCSDVAWYDQAQFNVPGKIPHDFAVEPNKGCPLDCGLCTEHEQHTCIGLLEITSSCNLACPMCYASSGPGGKHLTLEQCQQTIDRYVEMEGNPEVLQLSGGEPTIHPQFREILTYALSRPIDYVMINTNGIRLAHDPALLEYLANRKDRVEIYLQFDGFRELTSLQLRGEELVETKLKAVEKCGEVGLHVNLVATLQPGVNDDELGKLVDYCARRPWITGLSLQPATYSGRHVLPEELENRITFPDVIRGIAEQTNGRYTEADFMPLPCAHPNCHQMSYAYRRDGELVPLMRFIKAAEHLDLLSGGISFQRGAVKELLERYLVREACCPGGSCAPPPSSDGLTLPVLSSQSPLEDLLGALNNADPKYASAAVEFFTKAMQEQLGAEDVFRIMITSFLDAYNFDVRRVMKCCVHHLLPSGHFVPFCAYNVLYREGHVELPPLKSAVGVSE, encoded by the coding sequence ATGAAACCGGTTTTCCGAGATTATACGGTGCTAGGCACAACGCAAAGTCTTTGCCCCGAATGCCTGGCGGTGGTGCCAGCGAAGATTATCACGCGCGGAAACCGTGTCTACTTTCGGAAACGATGTGAACTGCACGGAACGCGGGAAGACTTTGTGTGCTCGGATGTGGCCTGGTACGACCAAGCACAATTTAATGTTCCGGGAAAAATCCCTCACGATTTTGCTGTCGAGCCCAATAAGGGTTGCCCGCTCGATTGCGGGCTTTGCACAGAGCACGAACAGCATACATGTATTGGCCTGTTAGAGATCACTTCAAGCTGCAATCTTGCATGTCCGATGTGTTATGCCTCGAGCGGCCCTGGCGGAAAGCACTTAACGCTTGAACAATGTCAACAGACGATCGATCGCTACGTTGAAATGGAGGGGAATCCGGAAGTACTTCAGCTTTCCGGGGGCGAGCCGACGATTCATCCTCAGTTTCGCGAGATCCTGACGTACGCGTTATCACGGCCAATTGACTACGTGATGATCAACACGAACGGGATTCGTTTGGCCCATGACCCTGCTTTGTTGGAGTACTTGGCAAACCGCAAGGATCGCGTTGAGATCTATCTTCAATTCGACGGATTTCGAGAATTGACCTCGCTCCAACTTCGCGGTGAAGAGTTGGTCGAAACGAAGCTGAAAGCCGTCGAAAAGTGCGGCGAGGTTGGCTTGCATGTCAATCTTGTCGCAACTCTTCAGCCAGGTGTAAACGATGACGAACTTGGGAAGCTGGTAGATTATTGTGCCAGACGACCCTGGATCACCGGTCTTAGCTTACAGCCGGCAACTTATTCGGGGCGGCATGTCTTGCCGGAGGAATTGGAGAACCGAATTACGTTTCCGGATGTAATTCGTGGGATCGCCGAGCAGACCAACGGCCGTTACACGGAAGCCGACTTTATGCCACTTCCGTGCGCTCATCCCAACTGCCACCAGATGTCGTACGCATATCGCCGCGACGGTGAGCTTGTGCCCTTGATGCGATTCATCAAAGCGGCCGAGCATTTGGATCTTCTGTCAGGCGGAATTTCCTTTCAGCGTGGAGCTGTTAAAGAACTTCTCGAACGTTATCTCGTTCGAGAAGCATGTTGCCCAGGAGGAAGTTGTGCTCCCCCGCCCTCTTCGGACGGACTTACCTTGCCGGTGCTTAGTAGCCAGAGCCCGTTGGAGGACTTGCTTGGGGCTCTGAACAATGCAGACCCTAAGTATGCATCCGCTGCAGTCGAGTTCTTTACCAAAGCAATGCAGGAACAATTGGGGGCGGAAGATGTGTTTCGCATCATGATCACCTCCTTTTTGGACGCCTACAACTTTGACGTTCGACGCGTGATGAAGTGTTGCGTGCATCATCTTTTGCCGAGTGGGCATTTTGTGCCGTTCTGTGCGTACAACGTGCTTTACCGCGAAGGGCATGTCGAGCTTCCCCCGCTAAAGTCAGCCGTGGGAGTATCTGAATGA
- a CDS encoding DUF1559 domain-containing protein produces MLSFCMPHRRRLGFTLVELLVVIAIIGVLIALLLPAVQQAREAARRMECNNKLKQLGLALHNYHDTYGKFPAGAQMGDGKTNSCTTSGRGIPWTVAILPFLELNNLYDQVDMSAEFVCSNAESPTSGANRNVWRTSVEAFQCPSFPGEAVDKNHTNYYGVMGGGDSSLGNCQSSNVGRRFYINGILYQNSRTNFASITDGSSNTFLIGESRYQLLDGGRGDSHWLGWASTSRGGGSAVTGNLAAAQIQINSCDGNCNGDKYDTTFDSAGGSYSVPNGLGQGLHQRTFGSYHPGGCLFLLGDGSAHFLSETMDLTTYRNLAIRDDGNVVSVKN; encoded by the coding sequence ATGTTGTCTTTTTGCATGCCTCATCGTCGAAGACTCGGTTTCACGCTTGTGGAGCTGCTGGTCGTGATCGCCATTATCGGCGTTTTAATTGCGCTGCTGCTTCCCGCCGTTCAACAGGCTCGTGAAGCGGCGCGCCGTATGGAGTGCAATAACAAGCTCAAGCAGCTCGGCCTGGCACTTCACAATTACCACGATACCTACGGCAAATTCCCTGCCGGGGCCCAGATGGGCGATGGAAAAACCAACAGCTGCACCACGAGCGGTCGCGGTATTCCCTGGACAGTGGCCATTTTGCCGTTTCTGGAACTGAACAACCTTTACGATCAAGTCGATATGTCGGCTGAATTTGTTTGCTCCAACGCAGAGTCACCTACCAGCGGTGCCAACCGAAACGTTTGGCGTACATCAGTCGAAGCGTTTCAGTGCCCTTCGTTCCCGGGAGAAGCGGTCGACAAAAATCACACGAACTATTACGGCGTGATGGGAGGCGGCGATAGCAGCCTTGGCAATTGCCAGTCGAGTAACGTTGGTCGACGTTTCTACATCAACGGAATTCTGTATCAGAACTCGCGAACAAACTTTGCAAGCATCACCGATGGTTCGTCCAACACCTTTTTAATCGGTGAATCACGTTATCAATTGCTTGATGGAGGCCGTGGCGACTCGCACTGGCTCGGCTGGGCATCCACAAGCCGTGGTGGCGGTTCTGCGGTGACCGGCAACCTGGCAGCTGCCCAGATTCAAATCAATAGCTGCGATGGAAATTGCAACGGCGACAAGTACGACACCACATTTGATAGCGCCGGCGGCTCCTACTCGGTTCCCAATGGACTCGGCCAAGGCCTGCATCAGCGTACTTTTGGCAGCTATCACCCCGGCGGATGCTTGTTCCTGCTTGGTGACGGTTCGGCCCATTTTCTTAGTGAAACGATGGACCTGACGACGTATCGAAACCTTGCCATTCGCGACGACGGTAACGTTGTTTCCGTAAAGAACTAA
- a CDS encoding helix-turn-helix domain-containing protein: MNRAYACNRDFLRQLRLRNGLTQADLAKRAGYSERLISKAEAGVPIALDTIVDLADAFSEVDEDRIFWEDLACDPVQLAQRYIHALHVHQKGVIDEIEEFLDVNAVVRIAGDPAQIPFAGEHVGIDAIRRAFDIFFSVLEVPQNLDYTKHYQYICQGPNAIIWGESWIHPIGRPMKTPIRVSNLLMFRQGKIVLLDDCFDTAAGAACLRENKDS, from the coding sequence ATGAACCGAGCCTACGCGTGCAATCGCGATTTCTTGCGGCAGCTTCGTCTGCGCAATGGACTTACTCAAGCCGATCTCGCCAAGCGCGCCGGCTACAGCGAACGGCTGATCAGTAAAGCGGAAGCAGGCGTTCCCATTGCCTTGGATACCATTGTGGACCTGGCAGATGCGTTCAGCGAAGTCGACGAAGACCGTATTTTCTGGGAAGACTTAGCGTGCGATCCGGTTCAGCTTGCGCAGCGGTACATTCACGCGTTGCATGTTCACCAGAAAGGGGTGATCGACGAGATCGAGGAGTTCCTCGACGTCAATGCAGTGGTTCGCATTGCTGGCGACCCCGCGCAAATTCCGTTTGCTGGCGAACATGTGGGAATCGACGCCATTCGCCGTGCGTTCGATATCTTCTTCAGCGTGTTGGAAGTCCCACAAAACCTCGATTATACCAAACACTATCAGTACATCTGCCAAGGACCGAATGCCATTATCTGGGGTGAATCATGGATTCATCCGATCGGTCGGCCGATGAAAACGCCCATCCGCGTTTCCAATCTGCTCATGTTTCGGCAAGGTAAAATCGTCCTGCTGGACGACTGCTTCGATACGGCCGCGGGGGCTGCCTGTTTGCGTGAAAACAAGGATTCGTAG
- a CDS encoding YciI family protein: protein MKVMVIVKANNDSEAGVMPSTELLEAMGKFNEELVEAGVMLAGEGLKPSSQGARVHFSGDNRDVIDGPFTETKELIAGFWIWKVDSLQHAIDWVKRCPPPMEGESVIEIRPVFETEDFAEQDPTGEIRASEHKLRAELEKNS, encoded by the coding sequence ATGAAAGTCATGGTCATCGTCAAAGCAAATAACGACTCAGAAGCGGGCGTGATGCCGAGCACAGAACTGCTGGAGGCGATGGGTAAATTTAACGAAGAGCTTGTCGAAGCAGGAGTTATGTTGGCCGGCGAAGGCCTGAAGCCGAGCTCACAAGGAGCACGCGTCCACTTTTCAGGTGACAATCGGGATGTGATCGATGGCCCTTTCACGGAAACGAAAGAACTGATCGCTGGCTTCTGGATCTGGAAGGTCGATTCCCTGCAGCACGCCATCGATTGGGTGAAGCGTTGCCCACCACCGATGGAAGGCGAATCGGTGATCGAGATTCGACCAGTGTTCGAGACGGAGGACTTCGCCGAGCAAGACCCGACCGGCGAAATCCGAGCGTCGGAACATAAGCTACGGGCAGAACTTGAGAAGAATTCGTAA
- a CDS encoding glyoxalase/bleomycin resistance/extradiol dioxygenase family protein has protein sequence MTTPFKPAGYNSASPYLIVAKADATIDFLKEVFSAEPLRRIPREDGSVMHAEVRVDDSVIMLGEAMEGWPAQTAHIHLYVPNVDETYQKMLAAGGESIMEPMQKSPDDDKRGGVKDPNGISWWIGTQIG, from the coding sequence ATGACCACTCCGTTCAAGCCGGCCGGCTACAATTCTGCTTCGCCTTATTTGATCGTCGCCAAGGCAGATGCCACGATCGACTTTCTGAAGGAGGTCTTCTCGGCGGAACCGCTGCGACGAATCCCGCGTGAAGATGGAAGCGTGATGCATGCCGAAGTTCGCGTGGACGACTCGGTGATCATGCTGGGAGAAGCGATGGAGGGGTGGCCTGCTCAGACGGCCCATATCCATCTCTACGTTCCCAACGTAGACGAGACCTACCAGAAGATGCTCGCTGCCGGCGGGGAGTCAATCATGGAGCCGATGCAAAAATCGCCGGACGACGATAAACGAGGGGGCGTGAAAGATCCTAACGGAATCAGTTGGTGGATCGGCACGCAGATTGGCTAA
- a CDS encoding DUF1559 domain-containing protein — MRAFTRRGFTLVELLVVIAIIGVLIALLLPAVQQAREAARRMQCSNNLKQIGLSLHNYHDVHLVFPPGWVGNGTNWSSNTGSNKYCNSNGANHGAPWTVLILPFLELANLHDTFDFTATFSSNSNDTPAPNGPKQVRVDAYQCPTDPAGSFFPLHLDYRGISGGGTDTNDGYCISSNLRTFHRNGMFSGNTAVKFRDVIDGTTQTMMIGESRYFQSQTELPNRGWATSPKMAGGLPLSCVTIVEPMNSLPPMPMPLSGSNVTTTIVNSSTRQLGSFHPGGCQIALADASVRFLSETIDHTVSQYLATRNDGQVIGGEF, encoded by the coding sequence ATGCGTGCCTTTACGCGCAGAGGTTTCACATTAGTCGAGTTATTGGTGGTCATTGCCATCATTGGCGTTCTTATTGCTTTGCTTTTGCCGGCCGTTCAACAAGCTCGAGAAGCCGCTCGGCGAATGCAGTGCAGCAACAATCTGAAGCAGATTGGTCTATCTCTGCACAACTATCATGACGTCCATTTGGTGTTCCCTCCCGGCTGGGTCGGCAATGGCACCAATTGGTCCAGCAACACTGGTAGTAATAAGTACTGCAACTCCAACGGCGCCAATCACGGAGCCCCTTGGACCGTTTTGATTTTGCCGTTCCTGGAATTGGCGAACCTGCACGACACGTTCGACTTTACTGCAACGTTCTCTAGCAATTCGAACGATACCCCGGCGCCCAACGGCCCGAAGCAAGTTCGCGTGGACGCCTATCAATGCCCCACCGATCCGGCCGGTAGTTTCTTCCCGCTGCACCTCGATTACCGCGGCATCTCCGGCGGCGGCACCGATACGAACGACGGGTATTGCATTTCGAGCAATCTCCGAACGTTCCATCGCAACGGGATGTTCTCTGGCAATACGGCCGTTAAATTTCGTGACGTGATCGACGGCACCACCCAGACGATGATGATCGGCGAATCGCGTTATTTTCAATCGCAGACCGAACTTCCCAACCGAGGCTGGGCCACAAGTCCTAAGATGGCCGGCGGACTGCCGCTGTCTTGCGTGACCATTGTCGAACCGATGAATTCCTTGCCGCCGATGCCGATGCCCCTTTCCGGCAGCAACGTGACGACCACCATCGTGAACTCGTCCACGCGTCAGCTGGGCAGCTTTCATCCTGGGGGATGCCAGATTGCGTTGGCCGACGCGTCGGTGCGTTTCCTAAGCGAGACAATCGACCACACGGTAAGCCAGTACCTGGCGACGCGAAACGACGGTCAGGTCATCGGGGGTGAGTTCTAA
- a CDS encoding SLC13 family permease has translation MPWDLAVVLGLLLVCIVLFMIDWPRMDVVALSAMVALPVFGIITVQEAFAGFSDPNVVLIAALFVIGEGITRAGIALQVGQWLAKKAGSSELKLVVLLMVSVGLLGSVMSSTGIVAIFIPVVLNVTSRLNIHPGRMMMPLSVAGLISGMMTLVATPPNMIVDSALESEGMEGFGFFSFTPMGLTILVLSVGYMMIARNWLTFPEPASNSVSKRRTLRKFIEEYQLQNRAFRLQVPYSSDLVGHTLGELELRQRSGVNLIGIERKGRGATHLLNPIAQTEIRPADVLLVDLVHPENDLQRFVDELGLELLPIDEVYFQQQSRNVGMAEVAVVPESTLIGKTIVEKQFRTEHGLSVIGLRRGGEAVQGVLAEEKLRPGDILLVIGPWKQIHHLRTHKRDFLVLSLPAEVDDVAPAISQAPWALVSVATMIVLMVSGLVPNAIAALIACLMMGLFRCIDVEAAYKSIRWQSVFLIVGMMPFAVALEKTHGIEMAVEFLMDVLDGAGTHVLLAVLFILTTGFSLVISNTATAILMAPIAMSIAKQLDVSPYPFVMTVAIAASAAFMTPVASPVNTLVMGPGEYKFSDYLKIGTPFTCLVLVVCVIVIPWWYG, from the coding sequence ATGCCATGGGACTTGGCGGTCGTACTGGGACTGCTGTTGGTTTGTATCGTGTTGTTCATGATCGATTGGCCGCGGATGGATGTCGTGGCGTTGTCGGCAATGGTGGCGTTGCCGGTCTTCGGCATCATTACCGTTCAGGAAGCCTTCGCTGGTTTCTCCGATCCCAATGTCGTGCTGATTGCCGCGTTGTTTGTCATCGGGGAAGGAATCACCAGGGCCGGCATCGCGTTGCAAGTTGGACAGTGGCTTGCGAAGAAAGCTGGTAGCAGCGAACTGAAATTGGTCGTTCTGCTGATGGTCAGCGTCGGTCTCCTCGGCAGCGTGATGAGCTCGACTGGGATCGTGGCGATCTTCATTCCGGTGGTGCTGAATGTCACGTCGCGGCTGAACATTCACCCTGGCCGCATGATGATGCCGTTAAGCGTGGCCGGTTTGATCAGCGGGATGATGACCCTGGTCGCCACGCCGCCGAACATGATCGTCGACAGTGCCCTGGAAAGTGAAGGGATGGAAGGCTTCGGGTTCTTCTCCTTCACGCCCATGGGGCTGACCATTCTGGTGCTAAGCGTCGGCTACATGATGATCGCACGGAACTGGCTGACATTTCCCGAACCGGCCTCCAACTCGGTTTCCAAGCGGCGGACTTTGCGAAAGTTCATTGAAGAGTACCAGCTGCAAAATCGAGCCTTTCGGCTTCAGGTCCCCTACTCTTCCGATCTCGTCGGACACACACTCGGCGAACTGGAACTGCGGCAACGCAGTGGCGTGAACTTGATCGGCATTGAACGGAAAGGACGTGGCGCAACCCATCTGCTCAATCCAATCGCTCAAACCGAAATTCGCCCTGCCGATGTTTTGCTCGTCGACTTGGTCCACCCTGAAAACGATTTGCAGCGATTCGTCGACGAACTAGGTCTAGAGCTGTTGCCGATCGACGAAGTTTATTTTCAGCAGCAGTCCAGAAACGTCGGCATGGCCGAAGTCGCCGTTGTGCCAGAGTCGACCCTGATCGGGAAGACGATCGTCGAAAAGCAGTTTCGCACCGAGCATGGCCTCAGCGTCATCGGGCTACGTCGCGGAGGCGAAGCGGTTCAAGGAGTTCTCGCGGAAGAAAAGCTTCGGCCTGGGGATATCTTGCTGGTGATCGGTCCCTGGAAGCAGATTCATCATTTGCGAACCCACAAACGAGACTTCCTCGTATTGTCGCTGCCGGCCGAAGTGGACGACGTTGCCCCTGCCATTTCACAGGCACCATGGGCGTTAGTCAGCGTGGCGACCATGATTGTGCTGATGGTCTCCGGGCTGGTTCCCAACGCCATTGCGGCATTGATTGCCTGTTTGATGATGGGGTTGTTTCGCTGCATCGATGTCGAAGCGGCTTACAAATCGATCCGCTGGCAAAGCGTGTTTCTGATTGTCGGGATGATGCCGTTTGCTGTCGCGCTCGAGAAAACGCATGGCATTGAAATGGCCGTCGAGTTTCTGATGGACGTACTCGACGGAGCCGGAACGCATGTGCTGTTGGCAGTGCTGTTCATTCTGACCACCGGTTTCAGCCTGGTCATCTCGAACACGGCGACCGCAATTCTGATGGCTCCGATCGCGATGAGCATTGCCAAGCAGTTGGATGTTTCTCCCTACCCCTTCGTTATGACGGTGGCGATCGCCGCTTCGGCCGCTTTCATGACGCCTGTCGCGTCGCCAGTGAATACGTTGGTCATGGGACCAGGCGAGTACAAGTTCAGCGACTACCTCAAAATCGGCACCCCGTTCACTTGTTTGGTGCTTGTGGTCTGCGTGATCGTGATCCCTTGGTGGTACGGCTAA